The genomic window ACTAAGAGTTTCACAAATATCAACGATTGCTTGAGCAGTTGATGTTGGATAAGGTAAATAACTAAAATATACAAATCCAATTAAAGATAAAAGAACAAAAAATTGCATTAAAGAATAGTATAAAAAACATCTCATTTTAGTCGAAAAATAAATAATAATATAGTATAAAAAGGCACAAAATATTATTCCGTAAGATACTCCATATAAAATACCTTCATATTTTAATAAATATGTATATTCAAAATCTGAAATACTATTCCAACGAAATTCTACTCTTTTTGGATGATCATAAATGTATTTAAAAAGTAGTTCATTATTTTGGTTTTTATCTAATTTTACAACTATTATGTCATTAATTATTTCATATTTTATATTTGCAAAAACAAGGGAGCTTTTATCTGAAATAATAGTTAAATAGTTAGTTTTATTTTGAACTTTTTCTAAGTCGATTTTAAACTTTATTGTAAACTCTTTTAACTGTTTATTTTTATACTCTTCGTAAAAAGCCTCTTTAAAATTAGTATGATCTTCTGCTATGTAATTTTGTATATAATATTGACCATATAGATTACTTAAGAATAAAATTAAGATTAATAGTTTTTTCATTTGGTGATTATACATATTTTTAAATTAATATTAATAGTAATTATCATAATTTATATTTTTTCTAGTATAATTTCATTATGAGTAAAAATGAATTTAAAAATATAAAAATCTTATTTGTTGAAGATGAAGAAAATATAAGAGTAAATGCAATATCTTATTTAAAAAGATTATTTGATGAGGTTTATGAAGCAAAAGATGCTTTTGAGGCTTTTGAAATAATTGAGTCAGAAAAACCTCACATAATAATTACAGATATAAATATGCCAAAATTAAATGGTTTAGAAATGATTAAAAAAATTAGAGAAAAAAACAATCATACAAATATTGTGGTTCTTAGCGCTTATACCCAAACAAGTTATTTACTTGAAGCTATTGAGTTAGGACTTGTAAAATATTTGATAAAACCAATTCGTCATGAAACTATATATCCTGTATTAAGTCAATGTGTAAAAAAAATTAGAAATGACAATAAAACTAATATGAAATATTTTTCAAAAAGTTGTTATTTTGATTTTTTAAATAAAAAGCTAATAAAAGATGAAGAAGAAGTGAAACTTACAAATAAAGAGTTAGATTTATTATGTTTATTATGTGAATGTAATAACCAAACAGTTACTTATGAAACTATACAAGCAATTGTTTGGAATGACTCTTTTATGAGCGAAGATGCAATTCGTTCGGTTGCTAGAAATTTAAGAAAAAAACTTCCAGTAAAATGTTTGGAAAATCTTTCTAAAATAGGTTATAAAATAGTTACTATAGATTAGAATAGTAACTATTTTTTAATTAAAATTTATTATGAAATTTTCACTAAGTACCTACCAACTGCATTACCTGCTAATAAAGAATTTAAAGCCTCTTTAATTTCATCTAAATCTATTTGAGTTGTTAATTCATCTAAGTTATCAATTTTAAATTCATTAGATATTTTTTCCCAAGCTGCTACTTTTTTCTCTTTTTTACACTCAACTGAATCAATTCCTATTAATCTAACTCCTCTTAAAATAAATGGAAAGACATTTGTGATTAATTCAAAAGATGAAGTTAATCCACAACAAGTAGCAACTCCATCATATTTTATTTGTTTTAAAGCCTCAGCTAAAATATTTCCTCCAACTGTATCAATTACAGCGTCATACTTTTCACTTCCCATGGGTCTTTTATTTTGCACATCAAAATCTTTTCTTAAAATTACTTCACTTGCACCAATAGATTTTAAAAAATCAATTTTCTCTTCTTTCCCTGATATTGCAGTTACGTTAAATCCCAATTTATTTAAGATTGAAACAGCGATGCTTCCCACTCCACCAGTTGCACCAGTAACTAAAATATTTCCACTTGTAATATCATTTTTTAAAAGCTCATTTACACTTAAAGCAGCTGTTAATCCAGCTGTTCCATAAGTCATAATCTCTTTATCACTAATATTTTGAGGCATTTTAACTACCCAAGATGCAGGAACTTTCACATATTCAGAATGTCCACCATTTGTGTTCATCCCTAAATCATATCCAGTTACTAGAACTTTTTCACCTACTTCAAACTCAGTAGAATTTGACTTTTCAATTATACCTGCCACATCAATTCCTGTAATATGTGGAAAGTTTTTTGTAACACCTGGATTTCCAACTGAACTTAGAGCATCTTTATAATTTAAAGATGAATAAGTAGTTTTTATTAAAACTTCATTCTCTTGTATTGCTGGAATTTCAACTTCTTTTATACCTGATATAAATTTTTTATCTTCTATTTTTTCTACTATAAATGCTTTCATATTAATCCTTTATTTACTTATGCTTTGATTTTAGTTAAAATTGTATTTAATAGCAAGAACTTACTTTTAAGATATATACTATCTAAAAAGATACTAAGGAAATAAATGAGTGAGAATAATGAAGATTTAAAAGTAGAAAAATGTCCAGTTGAAACAGCCTTAGATGTACTTGCAGGAAAGTGGAAGATATTGATTTTATGGTATTTACGAAGTGAAACAAAAAGATTTAATGAACTTCAAAAACTTCTTCCAAGAACAACTCAAAAGATGTTAATTCAAAAATTAAGAGAGCTAGAAGAGGATGGAATTATTCACAGAGAAGTTTATCCAGTAGTTCCTCCAAAAGTGGAATACTCTTTGACAAAATATGGAGAAACTCTAAAACCAATAATAAAACAACTATATCTTTGGGGAGAAATCCATAAAGAAAGAGTTAACAAATAATATTATTAGAATCAATTTCGACCAATAATAAAAATTGGAGTAATATTTATTCTCAACTTCGCATATTTTTCAGTGAAATTACGGAAAAATCTACAAAGTGAGAATTTAGGCTAGAAGTGATTACCAGAGGTTATTTTACTGATTTAGTTAAAAATTTTCCCATGCTACATCATCTATTTTAGCTGAAGTTTTTTTTTGTATTTTGTTAACGCTTTGATTTTCGTTCCTATTTATATTTTTAGCTTTAACTTCTTTTTTCCCATCAAATTCTTTTTCATCAGCATTATTTACAATTAAGTTTGCTATTTCATCTGTAGTTATTGCAACGTCATTTGTTTGAGCTGCAACATTCGCATTTTGTTGTGTTTGTTGGTCTAATTGAGTTACTGCCATATTTATTTGTTCAATTCCACTTAATTGTTCTTTACTTGACATTTCAATATCTTGTATTAGATTTATTGTTTGTGAAATATTTTGATTTAACTCTTTATATCCACTTATCATATTATTAGCTATATCTTTTCCTTGATTCGCTTTTGTTGTTGCATTTTCAACTATTGCTTTTATCTCTTTTGCAGCTTCTGCTGACCTTGAAGCTAGATTTCGTACTTCTGCTGCAACTACGGCAAAGCCTTTCCCAGCTTCTCCTGCTGTTGCTGCTTCTACTGCTGCATTTAATGAAAGTATATTTGT from Arcobacter venerupis includes these protein-coding regions:
- a CDS encoding winged helix-turn-helix transcriptional regulator — protein: MSENNEDLKVEKCPVETALDVLAGKWKILILWYLRSETKRFNELQKLLPRTTQKMLIQKLRELEEDGIIHREVYPVVPPKVEYSLTKYGETLKPIIKQLYLWGEIHKERVNK
- a CDS encoding YhdH/YhfP family quinone oxidoreductase; this translates as MKAFIVEKIEDKKFISGIKEVEIPAIQENEVLIKTTYSSLNYKDALSSVGNPGVTKNFPHITGIDVAGIIEKSNSTEFEVGEKVLVTGYDLGMNTNGGHSEYVKVPASWVVKMPQNISDKEIMTYGTAGLTAALSVNELLKNDITSGNILVTGATGGVGSIAVSILNKLGFNVTAISGKEEKIDFLKSIGASEVILRKDFDVQNKRPMGSEKYDAVIDTVGGNILAEALKQIKYDGVATCCGLTSSFELITNVFPFILRGVRLIGIDSVECKKEKKVAAWEKISNEFKIDNLDELTTQIDLDEIKEALNSLLAGNAVGRYLVKIS
- a CDS encoding response regulator; the protein is MSKNEFKNIKILFVEDEENIRVNAISYLKRLFDEVYEAKDAFEAFEIIESEKPHIIITDINMPKLNGLEMIKKIREKNNHTNIVVLSAYTQTSYLLEAIELGLVKYLIKPIRHETIYPVLSQCVKKIRNDNKTNMKYFSKSCYFDFLNKKLIKDEEEVKLTNKELDLLCLLCECNNQTVTYETIQAIVWNDSFMSEDAIRSVARNLRKKLPVKCLENLSKIGYKIVTID